A genomic segment from Bradyrhizobium diazoefficiens USDA 110 encodes:
- a CDS encoding alkene reductase, with translation MNSLFSPVRIGGLELSNRLVMAPMTRSRADAGGVPGGLAAEYYAQRAGVGLIVTEGTQPSDDGQGYMTTPGIYTPAHVAGWRKVTDAVHGKGGHIFIQLMHAGRMSHPDNTPHHRQGVAPSAIAPDTPIFTPKGMQDIPQPRSLATDDVRRTVADFRDAARHAIAAGADGVEIHGANGYLVQQFIAPSANTRTDAYGGSIENRARFAIEVATAIAGEIGADRTAIRLSPGITMWGIDEGAEGPDLYRHLVGELDKLSLAYLHIMHQGDERLLADLRRLWRGKLIVNRPGRPRDRIGSDVAAGLADLEAYGQMILANPDFIARLKSGALLNEADRTTFFGGTARGYTDYPALDAIAAV, from the coding sequence ATGAACTCGCTATTCAGTCCCGTCCGCATCGGTGGACTTGAGCTTTCGAACCGCTTGGTCATGGCGCCTATGACGCGGTCGCGCGCCGATGCCGGTGGCGTTCCCGGCGGCCTCGCCGCCGAATATTACGCGCAGCGCGCCGGGGTTGGACTGATCGTCACCGAGGGTACGCAGCCATCCGATGACGGGCAGGGCTACATGACAACGCCGGGCATCTACACGCCCGCACATGTCGCCGGCTGGCGCAAGGTTACGGACGCCGTCCACGGCAAGGGCGGCCATATCTTCATCCAGCTCATGCATGCCGGACGCATGTCGCATCCTGATAACACGCCGCATCACCGGCAGGGTGTGGCCCCGTCCGCGATCGCGCCTGATACGCCGATCTTCACGCCGAAGGGCATGCAGGATATCCCGCAGCCGCGGTCGCTCGCGACCGATGACGTGCGCCGGACCGTCGCCGACTTCCGCGACGCCGCGCGCCACGCCATCGCGGCGGGGGCTGACGGCGTCGAGATCCATGGCGCCAATGGATATCTGGTGCAGCAGTTCATTGCGCCGAGCGCGAACACAAGAACCGACGCATATGGCGGCTCCATCGAAAATCGCGCACGTTTCGCCATCGAGGTGGCCACCGCCATCGCCGGGGAGATCGGCGCGGACAGGACGGCGATCCGCCTGTCGCCTGGCATCACGATGTGGGGCATCGACGAAGGCGCCGAAGGACCGGATCTGTATCGCCATCTGGTCGGCGAGCTCGACAAGCTCTCGCTCGCCTACCTTCACATCATGCATCAGGGCGACGAGCGCCTTCTGGCCGATCTGCGCAGGCTGTGGCGCGGCAAGCTGATCGTGAACAGGCCGGGGCGTCCGCGCGATCGCATCGGCTCCGACGTCGCTGCGGGACTGGCCGATCTGGAAGCATACGGCCAGATGATCCTGGCAAATCCCGATTTCATCGCGCGCCTGAAATCCGGCGCGCTCCTGAACGAGGCCGATCGCACGACGTTCTTCGGCGGCACCGCCCGCGGGTACACCGACTATCCCGCATTGGACGCGATTGCGGCCGTCTGA
- a CDS encoding TonB-dependent receptor: MVKRLWFKRRLLMASVSTGLLSGVVVAGPAGAAQDEETNVQNLPPVEVTAPPPATTRRNVPSRPVAQAGASSSSSPKTRIYVYPTAPGTGRGLDVDKVPSAINAVDANQIKRTGSLNVTDALRDNIAGVNITEVTGNPFQPDVEFRGFVASPVTGTPQGLAVYQNGVRINEAFSDAVNWDLIPTAAIRSVTLVTNNPAFGLNALGGALNLQMKDGFTYQGAELDVMGGSFGRIQGSAQWGKQVDKNYGVYAALEGLHDNGFRNFSQSDVRRFYGDVGYKAGDSEFHANMGIAKNDFGASATVPAELLDKYWGATYTTPQTTSNRVGYLNFTGKVDATPTWTLEGTAHLRRYEQKLVDGNPTDVQECGADPTLLCFGNDTTPANGTNGVQLANPFAPGTILGEIDRSSIRSTSFGVSGQATNTDQLFGHDNRFVMGTSYDASVTRYNATAEIGTMGENYVVSGSGIFLGPTGVPDTVAGPVSLRTVNQYNGLYAMDTFNVTDALAITGGGRFNVARITLEDQLGTSLNGDHTFTRFNPVIGGTYKITPELTAYAGYSEANRVPTPLELGCADPVRPCLLAAFLVSDPPLNQVVSKTMEAGLRGTKELNIGTLGWKIGGFRATNYDDIVAVPAVGRTGFGYFTNVGRTRRQGLEAEVNIKSPTLQFQASYAFVDARYLDAFELGSESPFRDPVTETIQVLPGDQIPAIPRHRVKVGIDYNVTDVWKVGGNALFVSSQYFVGDESNQYSKLPSYTVFNLHTSYQVAKNIQLYGKVDNIFDKRYATYGQFFDREALPNFTNGGAEFTDPRSLSPARPRAFYAGMRVTF; the protein is encoded by the coding sequence ATGGTCAAGCGTCTTTGGTTCAAGCGTCGTTTGTTGATGGCCTCGGTTTCGACGGGGCTGCTGTCGGGGGTGGTCGTTGCGGGCCCTGCCGGGGCTGCGCAGGATGAGGAGACCAACGTTCAGAACCTGCCGCCGGTCGAGGTGACGGCGCCGCCGCCCGCGACGACAAGGCGCAACGTGCCGTCGCGGCCGGTGGCGCAAGCAGGAGCATCGTCGTCGAGCAGCCCCAAGACACGCATCTACGTCTACCCGACCGCGCCGGGCACCGGCAGGGGTCTCGATGTCGACAAGGTTCCGTCGGCCATCAACGCCGTCGATGCCAACCAGATCAAGCGGACCGGCTCGCTCAACGTCACCGACGCGCTGCGCGACAACATCGCCGGCGTAAATATCACCGAAGTCACCGGCAATCCGTTTCAGCCGGATGTCGAATTCCGCGGCTTCGTTGCCTCGCCGGTGACGGGCACGCCGCAGGGCCTTGCCGTGTACCAGAACGGCGTCCGCATCAACGAAGCCTTCTCGGACGCGGTCAACTGGGACCTGATCCCGACCGCCGCGATCAGGTCGGTGACGCTGGTGACCAACAATCCCGCCTTCGGCCTCAACGCGCTCGGCGGGGCCCTCAATCTGCAGATGAAGGACGGCTTCACCTATCAGGGGGCCGAGCTCGACGTCATGGGCGGCTCGTTCGGCCGCATCCAGGGCTCGGCGCAATGGGGCAAGCAGGTCGACAAGAATTACGGCGTCTACGCCGCGCTCGAAGGCCTGCACGACAACGGCTTCCGCAATTTCTCGCAATCTGACGTGCGGCGCTTCTACGGCGACGTCGGCTACAAGGCCGGCGACAGCGAATTCCACGCCAACATGGGCATCGCCAAGAACGATTTCGGGGCCAGCGCCACCGTTCCGGCCGAGCTGCTCGACAAGTATTGGGGCGCGACCTACACGACGCCGCAGACCACAAGCAACCGCGTCGGCTATCTCAATTTCACCGGAAAGGTCGATGCGACGCCGACCTGGACGCTGGAAGGCACCGCGCATCTGCGCAGATACGAGCAGAAGCTGGTCGACGGCAACCCGACCGATGTGCAGGAATGCGGTGCGGATCCAACGCTGCTTTGCTTCGGCAATGACACCACGCCCGCGAACGGTACCAACGGCGTGCAGCTCGCCAATCCTTTTGCGCCGGGAACGATCCTCGGCGAGATCGACCGCAGCTCGATACGGTCGACCAGCTTCGGCGTGTCGGGGCAGGCCACCAACACCGATCAACTGTTCGGGCACGACAATCGTTTCGTGATGGGCACAAGCTACGACGCCAGTGTCACGCGCTACAATGCGACCGCCGAGATCGGCACGATGGGAGAAAACTACGTCGTCAGCGGCAGCGGCATCTTCCTGGGACCGACCGGCGTACCTGACACCGTCGCAGGTCCGGTCTCGCTGCGGACCGTCAATCAGTATAACGGCCTCTACGCGATGGACACGTTCAACGTCACGGATGCGCTCGCCATCACCGGCGGCGGCCGCTTCAACGTGGCGCGCATTACGCTGGAGGATCAGCTCGGCACCAGTCTCAACGGCGATCACACCTTCACCCGCTTCAATCCGGTGATCGGCGGCACCTACAAGATCACGCCGGAGCTGACGGCCTATGCCGGCTATTCCGAGGCCAACCGCGTGCCCACGCCGCTCGAGCTCGGCTGCGCCGACCCGGTCCGGCCCTGCCTGCTCGCGGCGTTTCTGGTTTCGGACCCGCCGCTGAATCAGGTCGTGTCCAAGACCATGGAGGCAGGTCTGCGCGGCACCAAGGAGCTGAACATCGGTACGCTCGGATGGAAGATCGGCGGCTTCCGCGCCACCAATTATGACGACATCGTCGCCGTTCCTGCGGTCGGACGCACCGGCTTCGGCTATTTCACCAATGTCGGCAGGACGCGGCGTCAGGGGCTCGAGGCCGAGGTCAACATCAAGTCGCCCACGCTCCAGTTCCAGGCGAGCTATGCGTTCGTCGACGCACGCTATCTCGACGCTTTCGAGCTCGGCTCCGAAAGTCCGTTCAGGGATCCCGTGACCGAGACCATCCAGGTCCTGCCCGGCGACCAGATTCCCGCGATCCCGCGCCACCGGGTCAAGGTCGGCATCGACTACAACGTCACCGACGTCTGGAAAGTCGGGGGCAATGCGCTGTTCGTCTCGAGCCAGTATTTCGTCGGCGACGAGTCCAACCAGTATTCGAAGCTGCCGTCCTACACGGTGTTCAATCTCCACACCTCGTACCAGGTCGCGAAGAACATCCAGCTCTATGGCAAGGTCGACAACATCTTCGACAAGCGTTACGCGACCTACGGACAGTTCTTCGACCGCGAAGCCTTGCCCAACTTCACCAATGGCGGCGCAGAATTCACCGACCCGCGCTCGCTGAGCCCGGCAAGGCCGCGCGCGTTCTATGCGGGGATGCGGGTGACATTCTGA
- a CDS encoding LysR family transcriptional regulator, with product MELLNDMALFVEVVKARSFRGAAATLDMPNSTLSRRISLLEKEIGLRLLNRTTRRVELTEAGQLYFERCKRIVDEARLAHEQLGEMLARPSGLLRVSLPVDFANTYLAPLITEFAQHYPGIDFEFDLTPRRVDLVSEPYDLAIRIGESAASHMIARPLARLHGNLYASPRYLELNGEPREPADLARHQCLCQTRVSTWTLHNGTQTVEAEIAGRFHLNSIGMLRRLATLDMGIAFTPQEIVADEVASGRLRRILPQWQGLPMTIYAVTETRLLPAKTQRFIEFLRERLSRG from the coding sequence ATGGAGCTGTTGAACGACATGGCGCTCTTCGTGGAGGTCGTGAAGGCCAGGAGTTTCCGAGGCGCAGCCGCGACGCTCGACATGCCCAACTCGACCCTGTCGCGACGGATCAGCCTGCTCGAGAAGGAAATCGGGTTGCGCCTGCTGAACCGGACGACGCGCAGGGTCGAATTGACCGAAGCCGGCCAGCTCTATTTCGAGCGCTGCAAGCGCATCGTCGACGAGGCGCGACTGGCGCACGAGCAACTCGGCGAGATGCTGGCGCGGCCGAGCGGACTGCTGCGCGTCTCACTGCCGGTGGACTTCGCCAACACCTATCTGGCCCCGCTGATCACCGAATTCGCGCAGCATTATCCCGGTATCGATTTCGAATTCGACCTGACGCCGCGGCGCGTCGATCTGGTTTCCGAGCCGTACGATCTGGCGATCCGCATCGGAGAATCCGCGGCGTCCCACATGATCGCACGGCCGCTCGCCCGCCTGCACGGCAATCTCTACGCCTCGCCGCGCTATCTCGAACTCAACGGCGAGCCGCGCGAACCGGCCGATCTTGCACGCCATCAATGTCTCTGTCAGACGAGGGTGAGCACATGGACGCTGCACAACGGAACGCAAACGGTCGAAGCCGAAATTGCCGGCCGTTTTCACCTCAACAGCATTGGCATGCTCCGCCGCCTCGCGACGCTCGACATGGGCATTGCTTTCACGCCGCAGGAAATCGTCGCCGACGAAGTCGCATCCGGCCGGCTGCGCCGCATTCTACCGCAATGGCAGGGCTTGCCCATGACCATCTACGCCGTGACCGAGACCAGACTGCTCCCCGCCAAGACGCAGCGCTTCATCGAGTTTCTGCGCGAACGGCTGAGCCGGGGGTAG
- a CDS encoding SDR family NAD(P)-dependent oxidoreductase, with protein MKRVELDKSQNVTPPPLESLRLNGLNVAVIGGTGGIGRALSHQFAAKGANVLVVGQTFRDQEVPRITFLRADLSSMRDARRIGAELPAGNIDIVVFTTGIMAGPKREVTPEGIERDLAVSYLSRLVILNEIAPRLGKDRTRTDLRPRIFVMGFPGTEQKADVDDLNSEQGYRRFSAHSNTVSGNEVLVLQAARRFPDVDVFGLNPGFVRTNIRANLLGSRALVAVVEWLTSFMMIEPDTYAARLVPLLVSRDLNGRSGAMFNNRAEAILPSPSASEPSYAAALMGASDRLVSRALAGRAGEGAGT; from the coding sequence ATGAAACGCGTGGAATTGGACAAGAGCCAGAATGTCACTCCGCCGCCGCTCGAAAGCCTCCGGCTCAACGGACTGAATGTCGCGGTGATCGGTGGCACCGGCGGCATCGGTCGCGCGCTCAGCCATCAATTTGCGGCGAAGGGCGCGAATGTCCTGGTCGTCGGTCAGACTTTCCGCGATCAGGAGGTGCCGCGCATCACGTTCTTGAGGGCCGATTTGAGCTCGATGCGGGATGCGAGGCGGATCGGCGCCGAGCTGCCCGCCGGAAACATCGACATCGTCGTCTTCACGACCGGCATCATGGCCGGCCCCAAACGCGAGGTGACACCCGAAGGCATCGAACGCGATCTTGCCGTCAGCTATTTGAGCCGCCTCGTCATCCTGAACGAGATCGCACCGCGTCTCGGCAAGGACCGGACGAGGACCGACCTGAGGCCCCGCATCTTCGTCATGGGATTTCCGGGCACGGAGCAGAAGGCCGATGTCGACGACCTCAACTCGGAACAAGGTTACAGGCGCTTCTCCGCACACTCGAACACCGTGTCCGGAAACGAGGTGCTTGTCCTTCAGGCCGCCAGGCGTTTTCCCGACGTCGATGTCTTCGGCCTCAACCCCGGCTTCGTCAGGACCAACATCCGCGCCAATCTGCTCGGGTCGCGCGCGCTTGTCGCCGTCGTGGAATGGCTGACCAGCTTCATGATGATCGAGCCGGATACATACGCCGCGCGGCTGGTCCCGCTATTGGTGTCGCGCGACCTCAATGGCCGCAGCGGCGCGATGTTCAACAACAGGGCGGAGGCCATCCTGCCGAGCCCGTCAGCCAGCGAGCCGTCCTATGCGGCCGCCCTGATGGGGGCGTCCGACCGTTTGGTCAGCCGCGCGTTGGCCGGCCGGGCAGGTGAGGGAGCGGGGACATGA